GCCGAGGTTGTAGCTGACGGAGGCACCGGAATAGCGCAGGCGCGTCCCGTAGAGTTCCGGCAGGAACGCCCCCATCGGGCCGTAGAGGACGGCAAAGGCGACCATCCCGCCGGTGAACGCCAGCGTGATAAAGACCGGCTCGGCGGAGTTGATCAGCCAGAACATCGGAAAGGCCCAGACCATCGCAAGAGAGGCCCCGGCGAGGCAGGTTCTGCGGCGTCCGATGCGGTCGGAGAGCGTCGCGGCTGCGGGAACCGTCAGGCCCATGACCAGAACTGAGATCATGACGCAGTACAGAAGCGTCGAGTTCGACAACCCGAGCTCCGTTGTCCCGTAGGAGAGGGAGAACGTCGTGATCGTGTAGAACAGCACGTACGTCAGCGCCATCCCGCCGCTGCTGAGCAGCAGCACCTTCGGATAGGTCCTGATCATGTCGAAGAACGGCACCCGCGCCCGCGTCTGCGTCTCAAGGGCCCGCTTGAAGACCGGCGTCTCGGAGATGGAGACCCTCACGTACAGCCCGATGGCGACAAGGAAGATGCTGAAGAGAAACGGTATCCGCCAGCCCCACGCCGCAAACTGAGCCTCCGTCAGCGAGAGGGTCAGGACAAGGAAAAGCCCGCTCGACAGCAAGAAACCCGCCGCAGGACCCATCTGCGGAAAGCTTGAGTACAGGCCGCGTTTGCCCTCCGTGGCGTGTTCGGTGGCGAGGAGCACGGCCCCGCCCCACTCACCGCCGAGGCCGAATCCCTGCATGAAGCGCAGAATCACGAGAAGTATCGGGGCGGCGATGCCGAGGGTCGCGTAGCCCGGCAGGAGGCCGATGGCGAAGGTCGCGACGCCCATCAGGAACAGGGAGAAGATCAGCATGGATTTCCGCCCGAGGCGGTCGCCGTAGTGTCCGAAGACCACCCCGCCGAGCGGCCTCGCAAAGAACGCTACGGCAAAGGTGGCGAAGGCGGCGAGCGTCCCGGTTGCTGAGGCGAACTCCGGGAAAAAGACCCCGCCGAGAACAAGCGCGGCGGCGGTGCCATAGATGTAGAAGTCGTAGAACTCTATCGCCGTC
This sequence is a window from Rubrobacter indicoceani. Protein-coding genes within it:
- a CDS encoding MFS transporter, translating into MQSGANTGEAPVSMWKVAFASFIGTAIEFYDFYIYGTAAALVLGGVFFPEFASATGTLAAFATFAVAFFARPLGGVVFGHYGDRLGRKSMLIFSLFLMGVATFAIGLLPGYATLGIAAPILLVILRFMQGFGLGGEWGGAVLLATEHATEGKRGLYSSFPQMGPAAGFLLSSGLFLVLTLSLTEAQFAAWGWRIPFLFSIFLVAIGLYVRVSISETPVFKRALETQTRARVPFFDMIRTYPKVLLLSSGGMALTYVLFYTITTFSLSYGTTELGLSNSTLLYCVMISVLVMGLTVPAAATLSDRIGRRRTCLAGASLAMVWAFPMFWLINSAEPVFITLAFTGGMVAFAVLYGPMGAFLPELYGTRLRYSGASVSYNLGGVAGGALAPIIAASLLAVTGATWSVSLYILGMAVLSFGCVFLLTETYLTDISGIRAEEKELLAEDDQPAKGTA